ATTATCGCGATATGAAAAACTCGCTGGATACGGCCTTTGATGACGGTAAAGAGGAAGGGAGAGCAGAAGGGAAAGAAGAAGGAAGAACAGAAGAAAAAAGGCAGGTCGTCATCAACGGGCTGCAACAGGGACTTGAGATAAAAGTGATCGCTACCTTGACGGGATTATCTGTTAAAATTATTGAGAAAATATCCAGGGAACTCTCAGAGGAAGAATCAAAAGGGTCAGGGTAAAATGGGGGTCAAACCATTCTCGTAGAGGTCACAGAGGTGTTGGGCACTTAACGATCTACTTTTTATAAATAACTCCTGAAACCATATCGATAAAAACCCTAACCTTATCTATCCAAGGCTCAACATCCTCAGCAACATAGCGGACAAAATCAATATAGTCCCCCTCCTGTCTGGCATCAAACAACCTGCTGTATAATCGCCCGAATTCCTTATCAAGACTTCAGCGCGTTCAAGCCGGTAGCGAACTATATCTTCCTTGTAGTTCACAGCTCTATCCCCTCTTTCTCCACTGCTTTCTTAAAGGGTAACGCATCATATTCAGGCGAAGACCACTCCTGACTGCTCCGTATAATGCTACTCACCACCTCATCATTTTCCAATTCAACATCATACAGACTATCCTTCAGCTTTATTATCATCTCTTTTTCCAACGGATGATCAGCGATAATCAAAAAATCCCAGTCAGAGTCATGGCGGGCTTCATTGCGAACACGAGAACCGTGTAGAATGACTTTCGCATCAGGAAGTAAACGACGAACCTCTTTCCTCACCTGATGCAAAAAGTGCTGGGCATACGATGAGTTGTTTCCCCATTGCTGAACCGGCTTCATGCTTTTTCCTCCCAAGCAGCATTACAAAGCTTCCGTATTGAACTGCATAACTGAGCTCCAATTTTCTTTTTTATCAATCCAACATTCTTTATTCTACTCGCTTTCCGCCGCCACCTCAATCTTCTCCTGAAAGAGTGGTAAATCAAGGGCAAGCACCTTTGCTGTGCCAACAGAATTGACCTCTGAAACCTGCTGCTTGCATGCAATGCATGCATTGTCTATAATGATTGCAACCTTCACACCTTTCCAACAACACCAACCAATGGAGTATGCTCATGCCAAGTCTTACCATTCGAAACCTTGACCCTACCGTAAAAAAAGGCCTGCGAATACAAGCAGCCCGCCATTCCTGCTCAATGGAAGAGGAAGCCAGAAGAATTTTACGGGCCGAAACCCTCCAACCTGTTGTAAAAAAAGGATTAAGCTCCCTTGTTCAGCAAAAATTTGAGCCAATCGGCGGAATTGATATAGAGCCTGTTCGTTCTGCTCCCCGTTCCCCTAACATGCTGGCTGATGAAGAATGATTCTTCTTGACACCAATATCCTCTCGGAGCCCATGCGTCCGTCTCCGAATGAACGGGTTATCTTCTGGCTGGATCAGCAAATCGTAAATAGTAAATAGGGGTCATAAATAGGGGTCAGACCACTAATCACCAAAAAAGGGTAACATATTAAAAAACACTCAACAAGTTCACGAAAAGTATTCCTAACCCATTGATTTTACAGCACTAGTCATTTTTACCCTTTTTCTATATAATCAATATGTTACAAAGTGCTTTCGTAAACTATTCTGTAACACTTTTAATCATTACAAATGATTAGAATGTTTCGGTCCGGAAATAGCTGGAGTCTGTTTGAAAATTCAGAGCGTCAGCTGTCTCCCTCCCGATAGCTTCTCAAGTCTCGTCGAAAAGGGAGACAACTCAAAAAAACAGCTCCTGTCCGGTGTAGCGGCTTGCAAACAATACCCTCTAGATATTTAAGTCACTGTCCTTTAACGAGGCACTATCAGGAAATCAGCAGCCTCTCCAGCCTATGCAGGCAACTGCCGCAGACTTTTCGGACAGCTTCTTATTGTCATGCGTCAGCACCTTTCATCATCGGCCTCTGTATTCATACCGATCATCACCGTAGTAACGCCCGCCATAATTACCACGATATTCATAGCGGCTACCACGCTCATTTCCGCGATATTCGTAGCGGCTACCGCGCTCATTTCCGCGATATTCGTATCTGCTGCCGTATCCATTGCCGTAGCCGCCGCCGTAGTATCCGCTGCCACGCTCGTAACCACTACCGTATCCGCTACCGTGGGCAGTTGCGAATAATCCAAGTACGAAAAACGAACCGATCAGGGTCAGGGCTGCTGTTGTCTTTTTCATGGGTAAATCTCCGTCTGTGATAATGATTAAAGTAATTTGCTCTTGTTTATAATTCTACAATAACAAAGAAAAGGTTAACGGAAGAT
This genomic interval from Candidatus Electrothrix rattekaaiensis contains the following:
- a CDS encoding nucleotidyltransferase domain-containing protein, translating into MKPVQQWGNNSSYAQHFLHQVRKEVRRLLPDAKVILHGSRVRNEARHDSDWDFLIIADHPLEKEMIIKLKDSLYDVELENDEVVSSIIRSSQEWSSPEYDALPFKKAVEKEGIEL